The proteins below come from a single Papaver somniferum cultivar HN1 chromosome 11, ASM357369v1, whole genome shotgun sequence genomic window:
- the LOC113324280 gene encoding uncharacterized protein LOC113324280 codes for MANSMTKNSYKVPGNFVEFMQLSDRKDDFTACYYTLWNIWLARNERVYKNNTRSPQQTNQIAILLSQEYKWAYNHKLNKTGIVEKQQGNNATTRNSNIMWVKWEPPPTQWLKINTDGASKGKQGEPPETTGAGWICRNSEGKVIMAMAAPIGKTTIMVAETWDFLLATRMATTQRWTHILFETDSTMLLTLLQRDSDQAPLIIQNMI; via the coding sequence ATGGCCAATTCCATGACAAAAAATTCTTATAAAGTTCCAGGTAACTTTGTAGAATTCATGCAGTTATCAGACAGGAAAGATGACTTCACTGCCTGCTACTACACATTATGGAACATTTGGCTAGCTCGAAATGAACGGGTCTACAAAAACAACACCCGGTCACCGCAACAAACAAACCAAATAGCCATACTGCTTAGCCAAGAATATAAATGGGCCTACAATCACAAACTCAATAAAACAGGAATTGTCGAGAAACAACAAGGAAACAATGCCACAACTAGGAATTCAAATATTATGTGGGTCAAATGGGAACCCCCGCCCACACAATGGCTGAAGATCAACACAGATGGAGCTAGCAAAGGCAAACAGGGGGAACCACCGGAGACAACAGGAGCTGGATGGATTTGCAGAAACTCGGAGGGAAAGGTGATAATGGCTATGGCAGCACCAATTGGAAAAACTACGATAATGGTGGCAGAAACGTGGGATTTCCTACTAGCAACAAGAATGGCGACTACCCAAAGATGGACACATATCCTCTTTGAGACAGACTCCACAATGTTGTTGACTCTACTGCAAAGGGACAGCGACCAAGCACCATTGATCATTCAAAATATGATATAG